In Solobacterium moorei, a single genomic region encodes these proteins:
- a CDS encoding M15 family metallopeptidase: protein MKSTDKYQSRIRILIGLFSILFGVLFILLIKLMFFTSRTLSEKDCQDCLSVIQTNQNSSVETTPSPSPTPTPSSTPEPTAVPTIDTTTITSIQKITNKSHPIDSTYVPSDLTAVNVSSNGTQYLRSEAASELAKMFTAALKDGVNLYLVSGYRSYAQQLDLYNTYVSTDGKALADTYDAIPGACEHQLGLAVDLSDDNRDHDIDASFEMTAAYQWLMKHSYEYGYILRFPRGKESITSIAYNPWSFRYIGAEEAKKVYDSGLTLEEYYKVND, encoded by the coding sequence ATGAAAAGTACAGATAAATATCAATCACGAATCCGCATACTGATTGGTCTTTTTTCGATTTTGTTTGGTGTTTTATTTATCTTATTGATTAAGTTAATGTTTTTTACCTCACGCACATTATCGGAAAAAGATTGTCAAGATTGTTTATCGGTTATACAGACGAATCAGAATAGTTCTGTAGAAACTACGCCAAGTCCTAGTCCTACACCAACTCCTTCTTCGACTCCTGAGCCTACAGCCGTACCAACTATTGATACAACGACAATTACTTCAATTCAGAAGATAACAAATAAGAGTCATCCGATTGATTCTACATATGTGCCATCTGATTTAACAGCAGTTAATGTAAGTTCAAATGGGACACAGTATCTTAGAAGTGAAGCAGCGTCTGAATTAGCAAAGATGTTTACGGCAGCACTTAAGGATGGAGTTAACTTATATTTAGTTAGTGGATATCGTTCTTATGCACAACAATTAGATCTCTATAATACATATGTAAGTACAGACGGGAAAGCTTTAGCAGACACATATGATGCGATTCCGGGTGCTTGTGAACATCAACTTGGATTAGCGGTTGACTTATCTGATGACAATCGTGATCATGATATTGATGCTTCATTTGAAATGACAGCAGCGTACCAATGGCTTATGAAACATAGCTATGAATATGGATATATACTTCGATTCCCACGTGGAAAAGAATCGATAACGAGTATCGCATATAATCCTTGGAGTTTTAGATATATTGGTGCCGAAGAAGCAAAGAAAGTTTATGATTCAGGCTTAACATTAGAAGAGTATTATAAAGTAAATGATTAA